The Ptiloglossa arizonensis isolate GNS036 chromosome 9, iyPtiAriz1_principal, whole genome shotgun sequence nucleotide sequence TAAGTGGAGCGGGCGGTCGAATCGCGCCAAAATAATCTACTCCGAGGAAACTGACTCGAATTCGAATCTACTTCGCGGTCGATCAAAGGACCATCTTTACTTACGTCGCGCTTCCGTTGGCTTCGTAATGATCCGAGCTTCCAAATAATCGTATCGAAGTTTCCTCGGAGACGATTATCGCGACCTGTCGtctcgaatcgacgaaagaggaaattgaaacgaaacgatcaaagtAGCGTCCGTGGAACGACAGAGAATTTCTTACgtaaaaaatttctcgaaagatAAACTTTCCGAGAAGCTCGTCCAAGATTGACGGCAGAGAAACGAATTTCAGCTTTTCGAGTAGACAATTCTTACAATTTCGTAAATTTCGAgacaaattattatacattgcACTCGAAAGAGACGACAGTTTCGATTGTTCGACCGCCTGGTTCCCTCGGCGCGTGCTCTCGCGACCAGATCGAAGTAGAATCCCTGTTGTTGCTCGAGCGATACCCGTTGCTTGCGCGAAGGTATACGAAGCTTTGAAAAATTCGTTCCCGCGATGGTTGATCGAGTAAGtatctcgcgacgcgacgcgataatATTCGTGGCCTCGATGTTATTACAGTTATTGCGAGAAACCGGACAACGAGACGACAGACATGGGCGGTGTTCCGCGCATCGAGAGTGGGCTGAACAGCGAACTGTACGCTGTTCCTGTGAAACGAAGGCAGCCCAAGGATCAAAAGAACAATGCCACTCAGCAGAACAATGCCCAGGAGAAGCCGTCGGAGGTGGATACCACCGACTCGGAGGACAAAGACGAGAATCTGCCGCCTGGATGGCAGAAGCACGAGGGTGGGTATCGATGAATCGAGACGACGATATACAGGGTGGGTCGCTCGCCCCGACGACCTTAAATCGCTCGTAATCCCTTCTGTCGTTTCGACTCCTACCCCGACTTATCGCTCACCTCCGAACCTACGCTCCGAGGACCTTCGTAATTATAGAATAAATTCAATCAACGTTACTTTCCTGCTCTCGATGAACGACCTCTTCGTCGCGGAgaggaataaaaatttttattcgaatttaagCGTCGAACGAGCAATAAAGGTGACCAACTCTTAGAATTTCAATTACGAAACGAAATACAACACTGTGAACCTATTAAAATACGTCACCTTTTGTTCCAACGAGATTGTACCCATCTCCTGTTACCTCTCCGCTACCGATCGTGCCTCGACCAGTCCACGAGCAATTTGACGCCGAGTTTCGCGACTCGCCTCGCCTAGCAAAAATCGTTAAACCTCTCTGTGAATCTGTACGCAGTAGCGTATAAAATGTCTGGATATTTCGGCCGATCGAAGAGTACCGAGACTCGCGATGTCGATGAACGATCGAACTCTCTTTCAGACGAAAATGGTCCCTATTACTGGCACGTAAAAAGCGGCAATATACAAAGAGAACCACCCGAAGCACCGCCGCACTCCAAGAGGGAGTCTCGCAGGAGTCTCATCAAAGACAACGACAGCGTGAGTAAAATCGAACGATCTCGGTTGCAAACGATAAACGTTTCGGTAAACGGTGACTCGAAGATTATTTTTACCTCGCAGATAAATAATTTCCACACTCTGAGCGGCATGGTGAACACCGTGACCCGTAGCAACACGAGTTCGGCCCTGGATCAGGAGCTCGAGAACAAGAGAAAAGTGGAACTGGCTCTCAAGTAAGATATCGTCGAGGTTCGCGGCCGTTGTTCCGCTCACGACGGGTTCCTCTGACCCTCTGTTTGCCTTTCAGACGAAGAAGCTACCCCGCGAGAGCGGACTCCGAGGGTAGAGACAAGCCGATCAGATTCGCCGTGCGCTCCCTCGGCTGGACGGAAATCGCCGAAGAGGATCTGACGCCCGAAAGAAGCAGCAAGGCAGTCAATAAATGTATCGTGGATCTCTCTCTCGGCAGGAACGATCTTCTGGACGTGGTTGGACGATGGGGCGACGTTAGTATCGAACCGGACGATGAATTACCAATGCGATcgttcgaagaataaaattctAAGCGCGTAATTTTTATCCTAACAGGGCAAAGACCTGTTCATGGATCTGGACGAAGGCGCTCTGAAGCTGATAGACCCGGAGAACCTAACGGTGCTCAACACACAGCCGATTCACACGGTCAGGGTGTGGGGTGTTGGCAGAGACCACTGCCGGTAAGTGACTTTGAATCTTTAAAAGCTCTCGCGGAAAGATTCGATGCCTTTAACAACGTGTCTATCGTTTTCCTTTCATGACTCGCCTTCGTTGGACGATCTCCGCAGCGAAAGGTAATCTCGGGTGTTTCTTTTCTCCTCTCGGCGACGATCTAACGACTTATCCGTGAAACTTCTTTCCCAGGGACTTTGCTTACGTGGCGAGAGACCGATCGACCCGTAAACACATGTGCCACGTGTTCCGTTGCGACATACCGGCGCGCACGATCGCGAACACGCTCCGCGACATCTGCAAGAAGATCATGATCGAGCGATCCCAACACCAGAATCTCGCGAAACCGGTGGACGTGAACGGACGAACGAGCCTGGCCACCAGACCCACCAACTTGCCCACGGAGCACCGACGCTTCCATAGAAACGGACAACCGCTAGTCAGTGAGTGATCGAGCCAATTAGGAGCGTATCGCTCCAAGATTTCACAGAAAGATAGAAACCGTGGattaatcgaacgatcgttcccaACCTAGCGCAATCTTTCCCCACACCGATGGAAGAACCGAAGAAGGTGCTGCGAGCGCAATATCTTGGATCCATGCAAGTGACACAGGCGACCGGCATGGAGGTCCTCAACGACGCGATAGATCATATCGTAACCAACACACCTATCAATCAGTGGCGAAACGTGAACGTTGCTGTCGCGCCCAGCATGATTTCCATCCTTACACCGAACGTAAGTGGGTCCGCGAGAGACTTCTATGGTCGGTCATCGATCGTACGTGGGTTTTGCAATCGCAACGTCGATCGTGTAGAATTGAACGGCAAAAATATCGAGGGAACGTAGGAACGATAGTCGTCGATGATAAATTTCGTCGGTGGTTCTAGGGAAACACTTTGAGTTTTGATTCAATCGGTGGTTCTAGAGATAGGCGACGAACTTTGATTTCGAAGTTCGCTTCGGTAACTCAGCCGTTACAGGAGTTGTAGACGTTGTTTGAGTCAGAGACGTTGGTTACCGAGGCAAAGTCTTAATCGACTCGCGTTGCAGGAGGATAAACTGATCACCGAGTGTCGAGTGCGTTACTTGTCATTCCTGGGCATCGGTCAGAACGTGAAACAGTGCGCTTTCATAATGCACACCGCGCAAGATCTCTTCATCGCACACGTCTTCAACTGCGAGCCCAGCAGCGGGGCCCTTTGCAAAACCATCGAAGCCGCCTGCAAGGTAATTAGTCCGCTCGAAGTGAGTCCTTTGCGTACGGACAGAGGCGACGCGAGTCGATCGATAATAACCCGAACAACTTTGTACCCTTGCGATCGAACCTCTGTTAATTGAATCTCCTCTTCGTCCAGCTAAGGTACCAGAAATGCTTGGACGCACACCCGCAGGGCTTCAGAAACGCCAGCAGCCTGAACACTCCCAGCGGTAGGGGTCTCGGCGCCACCCTGAAATCCTTGGTTGGTTCTCTGACTGGACGTAGAAACAAGCAGGGTGAGTCCTGAGACGAGGCTCTCTCGCTGCAGGTAAATGATCACGCTCAACCGTtaatacgtacaacgaatcGTCGACGACACGACGAAAACCATTAGTTCTCGCTGTCCACGTGTTGGGGGTAGAAGAGACATCGTGAACTCCTCAAGGCACGAGCAACGACATCGCGAAGCGAAACAGACCGAGTACTACCGTTTGTTACTCGCGCGGCCGATGCTTCTCGAGGTGTTCCAATCGGAATCGAGTTGAACCGCTCGAGGTCGACGGGCCACTGCGAATCTCACCGGATACGACGGTGGTGTTCACGGATGAAAATGTGTTACCAACGACCACGTTGAACATCATCGTTTTAGAATACGCGTTGGTAACACGTTGGTTACCGACCTCGAGCATCTGGTCGATTTCGTATCGACGGTAGCATCCGAAAGGTGTACGAGTTCACGATAACCTCTTCCACCCGCGATATCGTCGCCGTTCGAGGAGCACCAACTGTGTTTTAGTCGATGTGTTCGCCGGTTGCGCAGGAACTGTGGCCGCTGCCTGCCGAGCGAGAGGTGATCAGACACAGACATCTGCAATCGCCACTGACCCTGACATACTTCAGCGGATCACCGCCGAGCGCGTCTCTGAGGTCGCTCCTTTCGCCCTCTCTGGACAACAGGCGCATCCAGCTCGCCCGTTGGGAGAGCAACCCCTAAACCGGGGCAGGACGTGCGGCCACCCGATACCCGGGCAAACGAAccacggagaaactaagagagATCAATTCTTATCGGTTAACGACTGAATCGTGAATTCCGCAGAGTGCTATACTAATTACCACAGCTATAGTGGACTACGCTTACGTGTGTCGATATGATGTTATGTATGTTAAACGCAGTGTCCGACAAAAATGAAAAGATTCAAAAATATTACGCCGAGGGAATGGCGACGAGGGGCCCATGGACCGGGACGCCGCGAGATCGTAGACAAGGATACTTATCCATCCCGGGCGTATTCGTACCGGGGCGATTCTCGCGCGATCCGTTCGTACCTCGTTCCATCCCTCGGTGGCCTCCGAAAGAGGAGATCCTGTAAACCCGTGGCGTGGAACTCGCCGATTCGGAGACCGCGGAAACGGCGGACCGATCGTCGATCGGAACGGAGAGAGTCCAATACCGCGAGGAACGGACACCACGAAGTAGCAAAGAACGAATCTGTATATACGGGGTGGTTAATTAACGCGCGCGAAATTTAGTAAATTCGCTGGATTCGAGACGGTGAGATCCAGAACTGGAATGAAAGTGGGAACGGTGTGCCAgtgttacggaatgattgaagAAGTAGCGTTCTAGCGTATCCACGAGGCATTCGAAGATTAAgcaaaataataaatgaaaaaaaatatgaaaacagAATTAAACAAAAAGCTATAGGGAGCTTAAATGTATAACTTACGTGTGTATTTCTCGGGTGTACAGATTAGAGAAGCGAGACGAGGATGACCAGGCCACACGAACCCAACAAACACGCGACACGTATTCGTAGAGAACACGCATAGAGAGATTATTATCCACGCGACGGAGAACACAAATCCACGCGCGTACAAACGCCACACGTATATACACGCAAACGGACACCTACACCTACACCTACACCTACACGCgcaggcacgcacgcacgcatgcgCACGCAGACAACCACAcgcgataaacgaacaaacaaacaaacaaacacacgtacacacacgcgcgcgcacgcatgcacgcacgcacgcacacagaCACACAGAGAGACGGACAGGTAATAGGGAGTTTATTTTTTATGGCGAACTATAGAAGAGCTTGCACACCTTGCGAAACGAAGGCGATACGACGAAACGTTACCGCGACCGTCCTTCGCGATCCACGGGGAAGAAGGGACCGAgagacgaacgaatcgacgtaaCGATATCTTATACGCGCAATAACGAGCGATATTATCGTACGCACAATCGCTGTGCAATAAACGCTAAACGCCTACGCAaaacaaccaccaccaccaccaccaccaccattgaTTATCATCGTTTGCGGTGCAACGAGAGTCTTTGGCATCGTGACGCGCGTCGCTGAAATTAATCGTTTATAGCTGAGCGCCGAGAATCTGCAACTTTTCACGAGAAACGAAGCGTTGTTCTCCGGGGTTGGTGTTACCAAGCGTCGACGCGTTCTTCCTACGCGGAGAATTCACGCGCGCGTATTCTCCGAGCGGCGAACAAACACGTCCAAACGAACCGTacgatcgattcttcgttcggTAATCGAATCGTGACGCGTTTCCACGCGCGAAGGAGAATAc carries:
- the LOC143151455 gene encoding protein Fe65 homolog, whose amino-acid sequence is MLCGELLNGGFVSTGAVPVVPYGLLGFWLPGCLRATSPSSLNSSYLTLLAEFLATGHPELRTELMDLAKRSHRAPSNGAVHDLDLDLHADDIDESVFLENGLLSFENPNYHLDPARLDNALNSNGNSSSLYDELYQELVGSGGRSGEVTGGGGGGGGGGGCGTRVQARRTYATLDLGSMGVDVTQGPLTQDSVTEDAPDNTDNHNLGYGSEGVAESALVDDTLNGNPRSSSPSSSSTSILPNLQSGSADSIDAAGLSGSRNYCEKPDNETTDMGGVPRIESGLNSELYAVPVKRRQPKDQKNNATQQNNAQEKPSEVDTTDSEDKDENLPPGWQKHEDENGPYYWHVKSGNIQREPPEAPPHSKRESRRSLIKDNDSINNFHTLSGMVNTVTRSNTSSALDQELENKRKVELALKRRSYPARADSEGRDKPIRFAVRSLGWTEIAEEDLTPERSSKAVNKCIVDLSLGRNDLLDVVGRWGDGKDLFMDLDEGALKLIDPENLTVLNTQPIHTVRVWGVGRDHCRERDFAYVARDRSTRKHMCHVFRCDIPARTIANTLRDICKKIMIERSQHQNLAKPVDVNGRTSLATRPTNLPTEHRRFHRNGQPLVTQSFPTPMEEPKKVLRAQYLGSMQVTQATGMEVLNDAIDHIVTNTPINQWRNVNVAVAPSMISILTPNEDKLITECRVRYLSFLGIGQNVKQCAFIMHTAQDLFIAHVFNCEPSSGALCKTIEAACKLRYQKCLDAHPQGFRNASSLNTPSGRGLGATLKSLVGSLTGRRNKQGES